The following proteins are encoded in a genomic region of Catellatospora sp. TT07R-123:
- a CDS encoding glycosyl hydrolase family 28-related protein has translation MLLRTAMVVATAAASGMLAAVPAAAAPASPTVPSLPGTALPLPALPGGPGATVPFTEYEAEHARTSGTVLAADRAFTHLAAEASGRRAVSLAAGEWVEFTLARPANAVDVRYSVADGTSTALAVTADGAALATAPLTSKYAHVYGNYPYTNNPADRGQHHYFDDVRARFGRTLAAGTKVRLRAAAAAVVDLADFEVVAPAPAAPAGYLDALDFGADPTGAADSGQALQNAIDAARDQQRGLWIPAGTYTVTRHLLVDRVTVRGAGPWHTVLRGAGVGVFGNGSPTPSTGVHLADFAIFGETAVRDDSTIDSGLGGSLSDSTVDNLWIEHTKVGMWFDGPSSGLTISGGRIKNVWADGLNLHNGVADTTVQNMFVRNTGDDGMAMWSDVNADHHNTFARNTVSVPLLANGFAVYGGHDNAIRGNIAADTVTQGGGVHVGNRFGAVPLAGTTSISGNLLVRTGTLVPNEPTEIGALWFYAADAPMDGAVEVRDLTLLDSSYAGIQFFGKAVTGVSVDRVALVGAGTTAVQLQAPGAASFAHVVAAGLGGAGVYDCASGFALTRGAGNVGWSGTKCGFAPAGQLQIAQATGVDYGFQPIGTAAELPIAITNPGPKPVTVDAVVPPRGYTVTEGCTVIAVGATCTLRVRFAPEASGNYAGLLTIHSTSPAGPYVVGLSGIGFDPDGNLALGRTITSSSQACWWCGPDRLADGDQGSYFESQNGAFPQTVTLDLGHQVTVRRIVLKLPANWGGRWQTIAVDADGTPLVGPVEYLFAPETGNVVEITFPAVAARTLTLTFTSNNGWPAAQISEFEAYTH, from the coding sequence ATGCTGCTCCGTACCGCCATGGTGGTGGCGACGGCCGCCGCCTCCGGGATGCTCGCGGCGGTGCCCGCCGCCGCGGCGCCCGCAAGCCCCACCGTGCCGTCCCTGCCCGGCACCGCGCTGCCGCTGCCCGCCCTGCCGGGCGGCCCCGGCGCCACCGTCCCGTTCACCGAGTACGAGGCCGAGCACGCCCGGACCAGCGGCACCGTGCTCGCCGCCGACCGGGCGTTCACGCACCTGGCCGCCGAGGCGTCCGGCCGCCGCGCGGTCAGCCTCGCCGCGGGCGAGTGGGTCGAGTTCACGCTGGCCCGGCCCGCCAACGCCGTCGACGTGCGCTACTCGGTCGCCGACGGCACCAGCACGGCGCTGGCGGTCACCGCCGACGGCGCCGCACTCGCGACCGCCCCGCTGACCTCGAAGTACGCCCACGTGTACGGCAACTACCCGTACACGAACAATCCGGCCGACCGCGGGCAGCACCACTACTTCGACGACGTGCGCGCCCGGTTCGGCCGGACGCTGGCGGCGGGCACGAAGGTCCGCCTGCGCGCCGCAGCCGCGGCCGTGGTCGACCTGGCCGACTTCGAGGTCGTCGCCCCCGCCCCGGCCGCTCCGGCCGGATACCTCGACGCGCTCGACTTCGGCGCCGACCCGACCGGCGCGGCCGACTCCGGCCAGGCGCTGCAGAACGCGATCGACGCCGCCCGGGACCAGCAGCGCGGCCTGTGGATCCCCGCCGGCACGTACACGGTGACCCGCCATCTGCTGGTGGACCGGGTGACCGTACGCGGTGCCGGGCCGTGGCACACCGTGCTGCGCGGCGCCGGGGTCGGCGTCTTCGGCAACGGCTCGCCCACGCCGAGCACCGGCGTGCACCTGGCCGACTTCGCGATCTTCGGGGAGACGGCGGTCCGCGACGACTCCACCATCGACAGCGGCCTGGGCGGCTCGCTCAGCGACTCCACGGTGGACAACCTGTGGATCGAGCACACCAAGGTCGGCATGTGGTTCGACGGCCCGTCGTCCGGGCTGACGATCTCCGGCGGCCGGATCAAGAACGTGTGGGCCGACGGCCTCAACCTGCACAACGGGGTCGCCGACACCACCGTGCAGAACATGTTCGTGCGCAACACCGGCGACGACGGCATGGCGATGTGGTCGGACGTCAACGCCGACCACCACAACACCTTCGCGCGCAACACCGTGTCGGTGCCGCTGCTGGCCAACGGCTTCGCGGTGTACGGCGGCCACGACAACGCCATACGCGGCAACATCGCCGCCGACACCGTCACCCAGGGCGGCGGCGTGCACGTCGGCAACCGCTTCGGCGCGGTGCCGCTGGCGGGCACCACCTCGATCTCGGGCAACCTGCTGGTGCGCACGGGCACGCTGGTGCCCAACGAGCCGACCGAGATCGGCGCGCTGTGGTTCTACGCCGCCGACGCCCCGATGGACGGGGCGGTCGAGGTGCGCGACCTGACCCTGCTGGACAGCTCGTACGCCGGAATCCAGTTCTTCGGCAAGGCCGTCACGGGCGTGTCGGTGGACCGGGTCGCCCTGGTCGGGGCGGGCACCACGGCCGTGCAGTTGCAGGCGCCCGGCGCGGCGAGCTTCGCGCACGTCGTGGCGGCCGGGCTGGGCGGAGCGGGCGTGTACGACTGCGCCAGCGGCTTCGCGCTGACCCGCGGGGCGGGCAACGTCGGCTGGTCGGGCACGAAGTGCGGCTTCGCCCCGGCCGGGCAGCTCCAGATCGCCCAGGCCACCGGGGTCGACTACGGCTTCCAGCCGATCGGCACCGCCGCCGAGCTGCCCATCGCGATCACCAACCCGGGTCCGAAGCCGGTCACCGTCGACGCGGTGGTGCCGCCGCGCGGCTACACCGTCACCGAAGGCTGCACCGTGATCGCCGTGGGGGCCACCTGCACGCTGCGGGTGCGGTTCGCGCCGGAGGCGTCGGGCAACTACGCCGGCCTGCTCACCATCCACAGCACCTCCCCGGCCGGGCCGTACGTGGTGGGGCTGAGCGGCATCGGGTTCGACCCGGACGGCAACCTCGCGCTGGGCCGTACCATCACGTCCAGCTCGCAGGCGTGCTGGTGGTGCGGGCCGGACCGGCTCGCCGACGGCGACCAGGGCTCGTACTTCGAGAGCCAGAACGGGGCGTTCCCGCAGACGGTCACGCTGGACCTGGGCCACCAGGTGACGGTGCGCCGGATCGTGCTGAAGCTGCCCGCCAACTGGGGCGGCCGCTGGCAGACCATCGCGGTCGACGCCGACGGCACGCCGCTGGTCGGGCCGGTGGAGTACCTGTTCGCGCCGGAGACCGGCAACGTCGTGGAGATCACCTTCCCGGCCGTCGCGGCCCGGACCCTCACGCTGACGTTCACCAGCAACAACGGCTGGCCGGCGGCGCAGATCTCAGAGTTCGAGGCCTACACCCACTGA
- a CDS encoding glycoside hydrolase family 3 N-terminal domain-containing protein, which produces MTGARITRRSLLAGVGASAVAAGLGGCRADSAPGAATAAPTSSAPIAPSLSPSPSPSPADEAALRKKIARMLVVGFRGATVKPGDWIMRAIAEQGLGGVILFDRDQLTGGSRNIDSPPQVTALIRSLRAAAPHLVVSIDQEGGKIARLKPANGFPATASQAAIGARNSPKVTRQWAAGIAKTLVDIGVDYNFAPVVDLAVNPDNPAIAQLDRAFSADPAVVAANARIAIEAYRAAKVRTSVKHFPGLGSASGNTDFESVDVTDTWTRTELVPYQELIKAGTLDTVMVTHFHNRQLDPVLPMSLSHKVVTGLLREQLGWDGVVVSDDMQAAAVTNTYGRDESVELALAAGVDQLVFGNQAVYDPDVVEHVVSGVLGLVRAGKVTEAQLDRSVARIDALWPR; this is translated from the coding sequence GTGACCGGTGCCCGTATCACCCGCCGTTCGCTGCTCGCCGGGGTCGGTGCGAGCGCCGTCGCCGCAGGCCTGGGCGGCTGCCGCGCAGACAGTGCGCCGGGGGCCGCCACCGCGGCACCGACCTCCTCGGCGCCGATCGCGCCGAGCCTCTCCCCGAGCCCCAGTCCGAGCCCCGCCGACGAGGCCGCGCTGCGCAAGAAGATCGCGCGGATGCTGGTCGTGGGCTTCCGCGGGGCGACGGTCAAACCCGGCGACTGGATCATGCGCGCCATCGCCGAGCAGGGCCTCGGCGGCGTCATCCTGTTCGACCGCGACCAGCTCACCGGCGGCAGCCGCAACATCGACTCGCCGCCGCAGGTCACCGCCCTGATCCGCAGCCTGCGCGCGGCCGCGCCCCACCTGGTCGTCTCGATCGACCAGGAGGGCGGCAAGATCGCCCGGCTGAAGCCCGCCAACGGGTTCCCCGCCACCGCCTCGCAGGCCGCGATCGGCGCCCGCAACTCGCCCAAGGTCACCCGGCAGTGGGCCGCCGGCATCGCGAAGACGCTGGTGGACATCGGCGTCGACTACAACTTCGCGCCCGTGGTCGACCTCGCGGTCAACCCCGACAACCCGGCCATCGCCCAGCTCGATCGGGCGTTCTCCGCCGACCCGGCCGTGGTCGCGGCCAACGCCCGGATCGCGATCGAGGCGTACCGGGCGGCGAAGGTGCGCACCTCGGTCAAGCACTTCCCGGGGCTGGGCAGCGCGAGCGGCAACACCGACTTCGAGTCCGTCGACGTCACCGACACCTGGACCAGGACCGAGCTGGTGCCGTACCAGGAGCTCATCAAGGCCGGGACGCTGGACACGGTGATGGTGACGCACTTCCACAACCGGCAGCTCGACCCGGTCCTGCCGATGTCGCTGTCGCACAAGGTCGTCACCGGGCTGCTGCGCGAGCAGCTCGGCTGGGACGGGGTCGTGGTCAGCGACGACATGCAGGCCGCCGCCGTCACCAACACGTACGGCCGCGACGAGTCCGTCGAGCTGGCCCTGGCCGCGGGCGTCGACCAGCTCGTCTTCGGCAACCAGGCCGTGTACGACCCGGACGTCGTCGAGCACGTCGTCAGCGGCGTGCTCGGCCTGGTCCGTGCCGGGAAGGTCACCGAGGCGCAGCTCGACCGCTCGGTCGCGCGCATCGACGCGCTCTGGCCGCGCTGA
- a CDS encoding DUF899 family protein: MEKPPVVTAEQWQQERDELLKAEKEATRALDAIAARRRRLPMVAFSSEYVFDTPDGPKTLLELFDGRTQLAVYQFMDRGPQHYCPGCTWFTGNVPATGLAGLNRNDVTWVTVSDMPLSQIEAYKAEQGWTLPFVSSHGTSFGQDCGSGGGFMLSVFLRDGDDVYLTYNTTQRGVDRLVFTNSILDLMPYGRQQAWEDSPAGWPQHPTYG; this comes from the coding sequence ATGGAGAAACCACCGGTCGTAACGGCCGAGCAATGGCAGCAGGAGCGCGACGAGCTGCTCAAGGCCGAGAAGGAAGCCACCCGGGCACTGGACGCGATCGCGGCGCGCCGCCGTCGCCTGCCCATGGTCGCGTTCAGCAGCGAGTACGTCTTCGACACGCCCGACGGCCCGAAGACCCTGCTCGAACTGTTCGACGGCCGCACCCAGCTCGCCGTCTACCAGTTCATGGACCGGGGTCCGCAGCACTACTGCCCCGGCTGCACCTGGTTCACCGGCAACGTCCCGGCGACCGGCCTGGCCGGGCTGAACCGCAACGACGTCACCTGGGTGACCGTGTCGGACATGCCGCTGTCGCAGATCGAGGCGTACAAGGCCGAGCAGGGCTGGACGCTGCCGTTCGTGTCGTCGCACGGCACCTCGTTCGGGCAGGACTGCGGGTCGGGCGGCGGGTTCATGCTGAGCGTGTTCCTGCGCGACGGCGACGACGTCTACCTCACGTACAACACCACCCAGCGCGGTGTCGACCGGCTGGTGTTCACCAACAGCATCCTCGACCTGATGCCGTACGGCCGCCAGCAGGCCTGGGAGGACTCCCCGGCCGGCTGGCCCCAGCACCCGACGTACGGCTGA
- a CDS encoding metallophosphoesterase — protein MFHAFTPGTAQVSARRGAVSGRTELTVLQPLDRITATTARLGLSGSAATGAFGVVGADRQGFTAAIEPADVKLDYDAALFAVTAGPSGTFTVTPRVATGAGLITARVSGHSTTVAVTVGLTDVPVAAFDDAAQWTFSQARASGSLAAVPGRTGTGLQLSYDFTQSTATRAAYANPPVQFTVDGQPQAFGMWINGTGKGEWPALEFYDGLGQSKVLRGDFVTWTGWRYVEMPVPAGIAYPLKLRRLYVVETKAAAQYTGQVIVDDLVAKVPPTVVAPPVPGVQDPVIAAYGEVGAADWRFAVMSDSQFVARAPDSDIVANARRTLREIKAAHPDFFLIDGDFVDEASPADIAFAEQLLDEEIGDAVPYYYVPGNHEVMGGPIGNFSAVFGATRRVFDHRGTRFVTLDTSPLTIRGAGFDQYAMLKSALDSAAADPAVTSVVVVQHVPPRDPTPARASELNDRKEAALLEQWLAGFRAASGKGAAFIGAHVGTFHAARVDGVPYFVNGNSGKNPSTAADDGGFTGWSLWGVTGRQLSVQVNPHVDALAVTAPASLARGAAAEVTASLVQPGGRTVPVAYPVSLRWSGGPGLYVGPRLFAPPWAVAAFDPATGELTALRPGTVSLSVTVNGTTASAAVAVTA, from the coding sequence GTGTTCCACGCGTTCACCCCCGGCACCGCGCAGGTCAGCGCCCGCCGGGGTGCCGTATCCGGCAGAACCGAGCTCACCGTGCTCCAGCCGCTGGACCGGATCACCGCGACCACGGCCCGGCTCGGCCTGTCCGGCTCGGCGGCGACCGGCGCCTTCGGCGTCGTCGGGGCCGACCGGCAGGGCTTCACCGCCGCGATCGAGCCCGCCGACGTCAAGCTCGACTACGACGCCGCGCTGTTCGCGGTGACGGCCGGGCCGTCGGGCACGTTCACGGTGACGCCGCGGGTGGCGACCGGGGCCGGGCTCATCACCGCCCGGGTGTCCGGGCACAGCACCACCGTCGCGGTCACCGTCGGGCTCACCGACGTGCCGGTCGCGGCCTTCGACGACGCGGCGCAGTGGACGTTCAGCCAGGCCCGCGCGTCGGGCTCGCTGGCGGCGGTGCCCGGTCGCACCGGGACGGGGCTCCAGCTCAGCTACGACTTCACCCAGTCGACGGCCACCCGGGCCGCGTACGCCAACCCGCCGGTGCAGTTCACCGTCGACGGCCAGCCGCAGGCGTTCGGAATGTGGATCAACGGCACCGGCAAGGGGGAGTGGCCCGCGCTGGAGTTCTACGACGGACTCGGCCAGTCCAAGGTGCTGCGCGGCGACTTCGTCACCTGGACCGGCTGGCGTTACGTCGAGATGCCCGTCCCGGCGGGGATCGCGTATCCGCTGAAGCTGCGCCGCCTCTACGTCGTCGAGACCAAGGCGGCCGCCCAGTACACCGGTCAGGTGATCGTCGACGACCTGGTGGCGAAGGTGCCGCCGACCGTCGTCGCGCCGCCGGTGCCCGGTGTCCAGGACCCGGTGATCGCCGCGTACGGCGAGGTCGGCGCCGCGGACTGGCGGTTCGCGGTCATGTCCGACTCGCAGTTCGTGGCGCGCGCGCCGGACAGCGACATCGTCGCCAACGCCCGGCGCACCCTGCGCGAGATCAAGGCCGCCCACCCGGACTTCTTCCTCATCGACGGCGACTTCGTCGACGAGGCGTCCCCGGCCGACATCGCCTTCGCCGAGCAGCTGCTCGACGAGGAGATCGGCGACGCGGTGCCGTACTACTACGTGCCCGGCAACCACGAGGTCATGGGCGGGCCGATCGGCAACTTCTCGGCCGTCTTCGGCGCCACCCGGCGGGTCTTCGACCACCGGGGCACCCGCTTCGTCACGCTCGACACCTCGCCGCTGACGATCCGGGGGGCGGGCTTCGACCAGTACGCCATGCTCAAGTCCGCGCTGGACTCGGCCGCCGCCGACCCGGCGGTCACCTCGGTCGTGGTGGTGCAGCACGTGCCGCCGCGCGACCCGACCCCGGCGCGCGCCAGCGAGCTCAACGACCGCAAGGAGGCCGCGCTGCTGGAGCAGTGGCTGGCGGGCTTCCGGGCCGCCTCCGGCAAGGGCGCGGCGTTCATCGGGGCGCACGTCGGCACCTTCCACGCCGCCCGGGTGGACGGGGTGCCGTACTTCGTCAACGGCAACTCGGGCAAGAACCCGTCCACGGCGGCCGACGACGGCGGCTTCACCGGCTGGTCCCTGTGGGGCGTCACCGGCAGGCAGCTGTCGGTGCAGGTGAACCCGCATGTGGACGCGCTGGCGGTCACCGCGCCGGCGTCACTGGCGCGGGGCGCCGCGGCCGAGGTGACCGCGTCGCTGGTGCAGCCGGGCGGGCGCACGGTGCCGGTGGCGTACCCGGTGTCGCTGCGCTGGTCGGGCGGGCCGGGCCTGTACGTCGGCCCGCGCCTGTTCGCGCCGCCGTGGGCGGTGGCCGCGTTCGACCCGGCCACCGGTGAGCTGACCGCGCTGCGGCCGGGCACCGTGTCGCTGTCGGTCACCGTCAACGGCACGACCGCCTCGGCGGCCGTCGCCGTCACGGCCTGA